GGAGCAGGACGAGGCGTCCTGGGGATGCACCCGGAGGCCATTGTGTCACTGGGGGAAGGATGGAGCACCCTGGGGGTGCATCTCTGAGGCTGGGAGAAGGATGTGACACCCCAGGGATGCACCCAGAgctcatcatcaccaccacgAAAAGGATGGAGCACCCCGGGGGTGCATCTCTGAGACTGGGAAAAAGACGGGGCACCCCGAGGACGCTCCCAGAGCCCGTCACTGCCACTGGGAGAAGGATGGTGGTCCCCGGGGCTGCATCTccagggctgggaaggagacGGGGCACCTCAGGGATGCATCCAGAGCCTGTTATCACCCCTAGGGAAAGGATGGGGCACCCATGGAAGCACCCAGAGCCCTTCTCCAGTGTGTGGGGGCCAGTGACAGCTCTGGTCccgccgtggggctgggagccagggtgggcagccctTACCTGCCCGTTCTTGCAGAGGTCAGCCCACATGCTGGTGCCGTCGCCGCCGCGCATGAGGACGTGGTAGGTGAAGAAGTAGGTGCCGGGGATGGCGCAGGTGAACTTGCCGGAGGCGGCGTCGTAGCTGTTGCCCAGGTTGGTGACCACGTCGTCAAACTTGAGGACCTCATAGCCCTCATGGGGGTTCTTGAGGCCGGCGTAGAAGGCGACGCGCGGCACTGTGCTGTAGGTCGCCGCGCTCACcgcacctgtagcccccggtCCCGGTAATCCCGGGGGTCCAGGTCGTCCCACTTCACCCCGCGCTCCCGCCGGTCCCGGCGGTCCCGGTTCTCCCGGCGGTCCCGGCGGTCCCGGTTTCCCCGGTCGCCCCGGTTTGCCCTGGGGACCTTGCACCAGGGTGgagggcggcgggagggggccGCGTTCGGCCGGTTGTggcgggggggcagcggcggggccgtAGGGCTCGCAGACCATCCGGCAGGTCCCCAGCATCTCGTACCGGCCGTCGGTACCGGCGGAGCTCACCAGCACCGGGATGAgcaccaccagcaccagcaccatcACCacccccgccgcggccgccagCAAAGTTTTCCGGCCCAGGCTgagccgccgcccggccggggcgCGTTGTCGCCCGGGGGTGGCAATGGTGCCGGTGGGGGGGAgcagggcggcggcggcgggggggggctcgggggtggcggcggccgctccgctccgctgcGCTCCGCTGGCTCCGGTGCGCCCCGCGCCGCCCAGGCCACGCCCACCCGCTCGGGACACGCCCACCGCCACGCCCACCGCCACGCTGACCCCGCCCACGCAGCGCACTGGGCGGGAGGACACGCCCCGGCCACGCCcacccctgagccccccccccgccccgccccgccccgccccgcccacCCCGCGACCCCCGCGTCCTCCGTGGGACCCGGTCCCGCCGCTGTCCCCGCCGGGTCCCACCACCGCTGGGGACCCCGCGGTCACCCCGAGCCACGCCCTGTCCCCACGGGGCGCAGGCAGCGCCACCCGGGGACGCGGCGGCCGCGACCCCACGGGGGCTGGAGCTCCGGTCACCTCCGTGCCCGGTGGGACCTGTCACCTGTGCCCCCACAGGGGCAAGCCCACGGGTGACAATTCCCACAGCATCCCCTacctccctgcctcagtttccccggGTCTCAGGGGACTCACGCTGTGGGACAGCCCAGGTGACATCCACGTGGCCAAGCACCCATTGGGGTCAACCACGGGGTGGCGGGACGGGACGCCACCACCAGCGGTAAAGGCTGCTGTGACAACCGGGCACCCACGAGTGCCACCACAGGGACAGCCAGGCCGTGCTCAGGGGTGACGGCCACGCCAAAGAGCCGTCCCCGGGGGGCTGAGACCGACGGGCCTGTGACACGGGGACAACGCAGCTGCGCCCGCTCCGTCGCCTGCCATCTCCATCAGCCTCGGCGGGGACAGCGGGACGCGATGGCAAGTGACAGCCGCCGCCAGCACTGGGGGTGAGCGAAGgacgcggggccgggggggacacacacggTGGGGACGAGGCAGGGGACACAGGCATAAagcagccccggggctgctcccAGAGCCACGGTGGTTTGGTGGCCTTGGGTGACAATGCCGAGGTGGCATCAACCCCAGTGGCGCCCATGGGTGGCCTTCCCAGCGGGTGCATCCTCATcatcaccccccaaaaaccccaccctGGGGGTGCGTCCCCTTCCAGTGCCACCCCCAGGcagtgtccccaaaccccaggGGACACGTGGGGGACAGATCCCAACCCCCCCAATCCAAAAGGGGGAGGGACCAAGGGGACACTTGGCAGCACATCGAtcgtccccgcgtcccccctCAGCTCCCGCAGAGGCTTTAATTTAACCAGCGTGCGAAAATCAATTAGTCGCCTTTAAGGAGGCAATTATTCCTGGGGGCTTAACGAGGCTTGCAGGGGGGCAGAGTGTTTTCGGGTGGGTGTGCTgccagccccgtgtccccccccgagCTGTCACCATCGTGTCACCAGCTCCTTCCCTGGTTCTTTTCTCCACCGttgtcccccagtcccccctcattatctttcttttttaacgAGTGCCTAAAAATACGCCTCGGCGAGGTCACGGGCTGCGTGAGTCACCCGCCAGCGCTGTGCCGTGGTGGCCCAGGTGGGCAGGGGGCTCcacgtggggacagggtggccgtgctggggacacagaggaCATGGGTGCGCCCTGGTTGTGTCAGGGGATTGTCTCATCCGGAGGGTTGGGGACATCCCTGGTCCTGGTCACTGTGTCCTCATGCTGGGGCCACAGCCCCCGGTCCCCTCGTTGCCATGGGTCATTGTGTCCCCATGGCATGGCCACCACCCCAGGCCACCTCACGGCCATGAGTCACCGTGTCCTCATGGCATGGCCACCATGTCCCCCAGTCGTGTCCCTACAAcctggtggcagagctgggatggcTTCAGTGTCAccctggggcagcagcaccctACGGATGGGGACAACAACACCCCAGGTGACTCTGGCTGGAGACCCCACagtgctccctgtccctgtccctgtccccagcccctgcatgGGGGTGCAGTGCAGCCCCCGAGCCGGCTCTGTCCCCCTGGGGACAGACACTGCTGGGCCATGTCTGGGaaaggggacacagctgggaggtgacagcagtggcAGCAGTGGCTGCAGTGACTGCAGTGGCAGTGGTGGCAGTAGTGGCAGTGGTGGCAGTGGTGATAGTGGTGGCTGCGGTGGCCGCTGTGGCTGCAATGGCTGCAGTGACAGCGGTGGCTGTGGTGGCTGCAGTGGTTGTGGTGACAGTGGTGGCAGCGGTGACAGTGGTGGCTACAGTGGTTGCAGTGGCTGATATGGCTGCAGTGGCTGTGGTGACAGCAGTGGCTGCGGTGGTTACAGTGGCTGCGGTGACAGCGGTGGCAGCGGTGACAGCAGTGGCTATGGTGGCTGCGGTGACAGCGGTGGCTGCGGTGACAGCTCACTCGCGGCAGCTCCTCCGCAAAGGTTAAGCAAACAGCAGCTCCCGCGATCGATgcgcccggcccggggctgtTTGCTCTGCCTGGTGACGTGGGGACGGGGGTGGGTGACACCGGGGGGGACGCCGGTGGCCAGGGAGGGCTGATCAAT
This DNA window, taken from Caloenas nicobarica isolate bCalNic1 chromosome 24, bCalNic1.hap1, whole genome shotgun sequence, encodes the following:
- the C1QL1 gene encoding C1q-related factor, producing the protein MVLVLVVLIPVLVSSAGTDGRYEMLGTCRMVCEPYGPAAAPPPQPAERGPLPPPSTLVQGPQGKPGRPGKPGPPGPPGEPGPPGPAGARGEVGRPGPPGLPGPGATGAVSAATYSTVPRVAFYAGLKNPHEGYEVLKFDDVVTNLGNSYDAASGKFTCAIPGTYFFTYHVLMRGGDGTSMWADLCKNGQVRASAIAQDADQNYDYASNSVILHLDAGDEVFIKLDGGKAHGGNNNKYSTFSGFIIYSD